Proteins found in one Nostoc sp. NIES-3756 genomic segment:
- a CDS encoding eCIS core domain-containing protein, producing MRERIHQGKKTTSSVSIATLKQPIRGFGLESVNASPLAVTEVQSFNKPAGHDISRIALHSPQAKLTISQPGDFYEQQADSVAQQVLQRMAQSANRQSIQRQQVPEEEKQLQMKPLEINTLQRQEMPQEEEELQMKPLEINTLQRREMPQEEEELQMKPIAQRQGRGAIAATPDLETSINQAKGGGQPMADNIRKPMEQAFGADFSGVKVHTDTQSDQLNRSIQARAFTTGQDVFFRQGEYNPGSRGGQELLAHELAHVVQQNGGMVKRSPALV from the coding sequence ATGAGGGAACGCATACACCAAGGTAAAAAAACTACCTCCTCTGTCTCCATAGCGACTCTCAAACAACCAATACGTGGTTTCGGTTTAGAGTCAGTGAACGCTTCACCTCTAGCAGTAACAGAGGTACAATCCTTTAATAAACCTGCTGGTCACGATATCAGCCGCATTGCACTACATAGTCCTCAAGCAAAACTGACAATTAGTCAGCCTGGAGATTTTTACGAACAACAAGCTGATAGTGTAGCGCAGCAGGTATTGCAGAGAATGGCACAGTCTGCAAATCGTCAGTCTATTCAACGTCAGCAAGTGCCAGAGGAAGAGAAACAGTTACAAATGAAGCCTCTGGAAATTAACACACTGCAACGTCAGGAAATGCCGCAGGAAGAGGAAGAATTGCAAATGAAGCCTCTGGAAATTAACACACTGCAACGTCGGGAAATGCCGCAGGAAGAGGAAGAATTGCAGATGAAGCCGATCGCACAGCGTCAAGGTAGAGGTGCGATCGCGGCTACACCTGATTTGGAAACCTCCATCAATCAAGCAAAAGGTGGTGGACAGCCGATGGCGGATAATATCCGCAAACCGATGGAACAGGCATTTGGTGCTGATTTCAGTGGCGTGAAGGTTCACACAGATACTCAATCTGACCAGTTAAATCGTTCAATTCAGGCGCGTGCTTTTACAACAGGGCAGGATGTGTTCTTTCGGCAGGGTGAATATAATCCTGGGAGTCGAGGCGGTCAGGAGTTGTTAGCGCATGAGTTGGCTCATGTTGTACAGCAGAATGGCGGGATGGTAAAGCGATCGCCTGCCCTTGTATAG
- a CDS encoding phage tail protein, translated as MAGNNNSNVTHELNYITTNRFYVEIDKSIAASFSECSGLSVQIKKNVFYEGGVNDQQRIYLGQTEFADVTLKRGITDNQGFWKWISSVFTEKSTRRNVNILVFNQAGETMMSWTLIGAVPIAWKTPGLQADGNAVAIEELTLAYEGLKVGKDKGGGNPTSRMQTGFFSSH; from the coding sequence ATGGCTGGAAATAATAACAGTAATGTTACTCACGAATTAAACTACATCACCACCAACCGTTTTTATGTAGAAATAGATAAATCTATTGCCGCATCTTTTAGTGAATGTTCTGGCTTAAGTGTACAAATTAAGAAAAATGTATTTTACGAAGGTGGAGTCAATGACCAACAAAGGATTTATTTAGGTCAAACAGAATTTGCTGACGTAACTCTTAAAAGAGGAATTACCGATAACCAAGGTTTTTGGAAATGGATTAGTTCAGTTTTTACTGAAAAATCTACTCGGCGGAATGTGAATATTTTAGTATTCAATCAAGCTGGGGAAACTATGATGAGTTGGACTTTGATTGGTGCTGTTCCCATAGCCTGGAAAACTCCAGGATTACAAGCAGATGGTAATGCAGTCGCCATTGAAGAATTAACCCTGGCGTATGAAGGTTTAAAAGTAGGAAAAGATAAAGGTGGTGGTAATCCTACATCACGGATGCAAACAGGATTTTTCTCATCGCATTAG
- a CDS encoding CIS tube protein, with amino-acid sequence MANQTLVKAKLVAYNGEAPDIELMFNPTDISFSRSVSWSSNEGNRGTTLLPKVNFSGVEPYKFTLKQLLFDTYETKESVMKKYIDKIKKGVETINGSPDQRPPVYILTWGTEYFYCVITSLTYTLNMFLNDGTPVRAIVEISLQEVDKNNMPGGRESASQGAARTPNPALGS; translated from the coding sequence ATGGCTAACCAAACACTCGTAAAAGCAAAACTTGTAGCCTATAACGGTGAAGCTCCAGATATTGAATTAATGTTTAATCCCACAGACATTAGTTTTTCCCGAAGCGTAAGTTGGTCAAGTAATGAAGGTAATAGAGGAACTACTCTACTACCTAAGGTTAATTTTTCTGGAGTTGAGCCTTACAAATTCACTTTAAAACAGCTACTCTTCGATACTTATGAAACGAAAGAATCAGTAATGAAGAAGTATATAGATAAAATAAAAAAGGGAGTAGAAACCATTAATGGTTCTCCTGATCAACGTCCACCAGTTTACATATTGACCTGGGGAACTGAATATTTCTATTGCGTTATTACAAGTTTAACTTACACATTAAATATGTTTTTAAATGATGGCACTCCAGTAAGAGCAATAGTAGAAATATCCTTACAGGAAGTAGATAAAAATAATATGCCTGGCGGTAGAGAATCAGCTTCGCAAGGTGCGGCTCGTACACCAAACCCCGCATTAGGTAGTTAA
- a CDS encoding VgrG-related protein gives MPDRSLYLSEPKIQIEGQNASPELMKDLLQITVEESLHLPAMFTLVIHNSYLTTVNRSEYKEWRHDKLFKIGNQIKIGFISSTTQDSNFKDKLEDFLIEGEITGIEVHFNEKTEAPVIIRGYDISHRLHRGRYNRSFLNQMDSDIVKQIAGEVGIATGEIDPSGVKHEYVFQENQTNMEFLRERAARIGYELFIQNGKLNFCQPQSKNSLDLKWLDEISKFSVRVTNAEQVNAVEVRSWDLSQKKLITTEAKSEKVITETGNGKGSKTSTAFKGKPSSPKMIVVDQPVATENEAKKMAQALCDELGGEFVYADAQAYGNPQIRPGRIINLQGMGDRYSGKYYVTETRHFYTQRVYTTDFSVRGLRPGNLFSTLSTQTHLQPGQTFLVGIVTNNKDPKGWGRVKVKFPTLTEEHESYWARVVAIGAGPNRGFDCLPEVNDEVLVGFEHGDIHRPYVLGGVWNGKDAPPEKVDDSVVKGVRLRTFKTRTGHTLQYIEEDKGGSKAGIRLETTKGHKIYLNDSDQFIEIKTTGGHVIKMDDRGKSITIETTGGHSIQMNDMSKSVAIKSTGNLDINATGVITIKGSLIKLN, from the coding sequence ATGCCAGACCGCAGCCTTTATTTAAGTGAACCTAAGATTCAGATAGAGGGACAAAACGCTTCTCCTGAATTGATGAAAGATTTATTACAAATTACCGTAGAAGAAAGCCTGCATCTACCAGCAATGTTTACCCTGGTAATACATAATAGTTATCTGACCACAGTTAACCGTTCAGAATACAAAGAGTGGCGACATGATAAGTTATTTAAGATTGGAAATCAAATAAAAATAGGTTTCATTTCCAGTACTACTCAAGATAGTAATTTTAAGGATAAATTAGAAGATTTTTTAATTGAAGGGGAAATTACAGGTATAGAAGTTCACTTTAATGAGAAAACAGAAGCACCTGTAATTATTCGGGGCTATGACATTTCTCATCGCCTGCATAGAGGGCGCTATAATCGCTCATTTTTGAATCAAATGGATAGCGATATAGTTAAACAAATAGCTGGAGAAGTAGGTATAGCAACCGGAGAAATAGACCCTAGTGGTGTGAAGCATGAATACGTCTTTCAAGAGAACCAAACTAATATGGAGTTTTTGAGAGAACGGGCAGCTAGGATTGGCTATGAACTATTTATTCAAAATGGAAAATTAAATTTTTGTCAGCCACAAAGTAAAAATTCTTTGGATTTGAAATGGTTAGATGAAATTAGTAAATTTAGTGTGCGTGTGACTAATGCCGAACAGGTAAATGCTGTAGAAGTGCGTAGTTGGGATTTGAGCCAAAAAAAATTAATTACCACAGAAGCCAAATCAGAAAAAGTAATTACTGAAACGGGGAATGGGAAAGGAAGTAAAACCAGTACAGCATTCAAAGGTAAGCCCTCCAGCCCGAAAATGATAGTTGTAGATCAACCCGTGGCTACAGAGAACGAAGCCAAGAAGATGGCTCAGGCTTTGTGTGATGAACTGGGAGGAGAATTTGTCTATGCGGATGCTCAAGCCTACGGAAATCCCCAAATTCGTCCAGGGCGGATTATAAATCTTCAAGGTATGGGCGATCGCTATAGTGGTAAATATTATGTTACAGAGACACGCCACTTTTACACTCAGCGAGTATATACAACAGATTTTAGTGTGCGCGGCTTACGTCCAGGCAACTTATTTTCTACCTTATCTACACAAACACACCTGCAACCAGGGCAAACATTTCTAGTAGGAATTGTCACCAATAATAAAGACCCCAAAGGTTGGGGAAGAGTAAAAGTCAAGTTTCCTACCCTTACCGAAGAACATGAGAGTTACTGGGCGAGAGTAGTCGCTATAGGTGCAGGCCCTAACCGTGGTTTTGATTGTTTACCAGAAGTAAATGATGAGGTTTTAGTAGGTTTTGAACATGGGGATATTCATCGCCCTTATGTACTTGGTGGTGTGTGGAACGGTAAAGATGCACCACCAGAAAAAGTAGATGATTCAGTTGTGAAAGGTGTACGATTACGTACCTTCAAAACTCGTACAGGACATACCCTACAGTATATCGAAGAAGATAAGGGAGGCAGTAAAGCAGGTATCCGGTTAGAGACGACAAAGGGTCACAAAATTTATCTCAATGATAGTGATCAGTTTATAGAAATTAAAACTACTGGTGGTCATGTCATCAAAATGGATGACAGAGGTAAATCAATTACGATAGAAACTACTGGTGGTCATAGCATCCAAATGAACGATATGAGTAAATCAGTCGCCATTAAATCAACAGGTAATCTCGATATTAATGCTACTGGTGTAATCACCATCAAAGGTTCCTTAATCAAGCTCAATTAA
- a CDS encoding PAAR domain-containing protein, whose translation MSKPAARITDNVAHPLPPVLTGGPGSPNVFIGNLQAWRGIPATAVPALQSAKQGFDIAIQTAEAATKAAAGTPGAPAALAAEQTAKATAAATMSSMISAAAAASPPGMADIHQCATPLPIPPHGPGVVIDGSKTVLINGLPACRMGDTILEALGPTNKIVKGDFTVLIGG comes from the coding sequence ATGTCCAAACCAGCCGCCAGAATTACCGATAACGTAGCCCATCCCCTACCCCCAGTATTAACAGGAGGCCCAGGTAGCCCTAACGTATTCATTGGCAATTTACAAGCTTGGCGGGGGATACCTGCAACCGCCGTTCCAGCTTTACAGTCTGCTAAACAAGGATTTGATATAGCTATCCAAACGGCTGAAGCTGCTACCAAAGCCGCAGCCGGTACTCCAGGCGCACCAGCCGCCCTAGCTGCTGAACAAACCGCCAAAGCCACCGCCGCCGCCACCATGAGTAGTATGATTTCTGCTGCTGCTGCTGCTTCTCCTCCTGGAATGGCGGACATTCATCAATGTGCTACTCCTTTACCTATCCCTCCCCACGGGCCTGGTGTAGTAATTGATGGTAGTAAGACAGTCTTAATTAATGGTCTACCAGCCTGTCGCATGGGTGACACTATTCTCGAAGCATTAGGGCCTACTAATAAAATTGTCAAAGGCGATTTTACGGTGTTGATTGGTGGTTGA
- a CDS encoding GPW/gp25 family protein yields the protein MVYGQRKDYLGNGWAFPLQLSLQGGIKTSNEDQKVRESIWIILRTGVGERVYRPNFGSRLSELAFAPLNTDTLLRIRIYVLEALEVWEPRIIVDEVLTEPDPVRGRVNIIINYRLKDFADIYNFVYPFYLLAAGEEL from the coding sequence ATGGTTTATGGTCAGCGAAAGGATTATCTAGGAAATGGTTGGGCTTTCCCTTTGCAGTTGAGTTTGCAAGGGGGAATCAAAACCAGTAATGAAGATCAAAAAGTTAGGGAGTCTATTTGGATTATTCTGCGGACGGGAGTTGGTGAGCGCGTTTATCGTCCTAATTTTGGTTCGCGCTTGTCGGAGTTGGCATTTGCACCGTTGAATACTGATACTCTATTGCGGATTCGTATCTACGTATTGGAAGCTTTGGAGGTGTGGGAACCACGAATTATTGTGGACGAAGTTCTGACTGAACCAGATCCTGTGCGTGGCAGAGTCAACATCATTATCAATTATCGGCTGAAGGATTTTGCCGATATTTACAACTTTGTTTACCCATTCTATTTGCTGGCAGCTGGAGAGGAACTGTGA
- a CDS encoding putative baseplate assembly protein, which yields MKFDFLPQLPSSNLDDRTFDDLVEESIMRIPRYCPEWTDHNLSDPGITLIELFAWLTDQMLLRFNQVPRKNYVAFLELLGIRLQPPAPAHTELTFYLSSDLPEAYTIPAGLEASTVRTETTPAITFSTDSPLIIGKPQIQHFLTAQATEDIPQSLRERLANVWTRQPNGLWAGNEQSIFSEQPQVGNCFYLVINSVDSLDGNVLEITFQGAAATPTGINPNQPPRIWEAWDGENWQPVLLKEADDYTKGFSFYEIEQQGTNPAQGADVRLHLPQTWPVTTFTVYRGRWLRCRFTTPGSNQEGYNRPPQITGLAVRSIGGTVRATHSTLIQDERLGISNGKPGQSYQLLMTPLLERRENEYIVVTPPGGLPQTWHEVRDFADSSAQDLHYTIDSITGTVQFGPLIREPGQLKRQTKVRSRIQESTNTDETVVQASDLDNAQEHQYGAVPPRGAEIRMLAYRTGGGREGNVQSGSIQFLKSAYPYVASVINYPPAINGADGESLEQAVIRAPRILRTRDRAVTAEDFEVLAQQAGAGAIARVRCLPAGANRQAGTVGLLIVPYANTDGIELGEGIPPQQFSISPALQEQVLKYLDERRLLGVQVQLQEPEYIGVSVQAEVVLEPAYNNPLARAEILRNLRKALYKYLNPLTGGMEGKGWPFGRPVYISEIMVLLQQTPGVRHLESVLLFAIRKQGDTWRRQSSPEQIIDPGSQGLICSWADTSLRSGHDIQVSNR from the coding sequence GTGAAATTCGACTTTTTGCCACAATTACCATCTTCTAACTTAGACGATCGCACCTTCGATGATCTAGTAGAAGAAAGTATCATGCGTATCCCTCGCTACTGTCCCGAATGGACAGACCATAACCTCAGCGACCCAGGAATTACGCTAATTGAGTTATTTGCTTGGTTAACTGACCAAATGTTACTTAGGTTTAACCAAGTACCACGGAAAAATTATGTAGCTTTCTTAGAATTATTAGGTATTCGCCTCCAACCACCAGCCCCAGCCCATACAGAGTTAACTTTTTATTTAAGTTCTGACCTACCTGAAGCCTACACCATTCCCGCAGGTCTGGAAGCCTCCACAGTACGCACCGAGACTACCCCAGCTATTACCTTTAGTACAGATTCGCCTCTCATCATCGGTAAACCACAGATTCAGCACTTTTTAACAGCCCAAGCCACCGAAGATATCCCCCAATCTCTGCGCGAAAGGTTAGCTAATGTCTGGACTCGGCAACCTAATGGCTTGTGGGCAGGAAATGAACAATCTATATTTAGTGAACAACCCCAAGTGGGGAATTGTTTTTATTTAGTTATTAATTCTGTTGATTCCCTTGATGGTAATGTCTTAGAAATTACGTTCCAAGGTGCAGCCGCCACCCCCACAGGGATTAACCCCAATCAACCGCCCCGAATATGGGAAGCTTGGGATGGAGAAAATTGGCAACCAGTCTTATTAAAAGAAGCAGACGACTATACCAAGGGTTTCAGCTTTTATGAAATTGAACAACAGGGTACAAATCCGGCTCAAGGTGCTGATGTGCGCCTGCACTTACCGCAGACTTGGCCTGTAACTACCTTCACTGTTTACCGAGGTCGCTGGCTACGTTGTCGCTTTACTACACCAGGGTCAAATCAGGAGGGTTACAACCGCCCACCACAAATTACTGGGTTAGCGGTGCGGTCAATTGGCGGGACTGTCAGAGCTACCCACAGCACCTTAATTCAAGATGAACGCTTGGGAATTAGTAACGGTAAACCAGGGCAGAGTTATCAGTTACTAATGACACCACTGTTAGAACGACGAGAGAATGAGTATATCGTTGTCACTCCCCCTGGTGGTTTACCGCAGACATGGCACGAAGTGAGAGATTTTGCAGACTCTAGCGCCCAAGACCTGCATTACACCATCGATTCCATCACCGGGACTGTGCAGTTTGGGCCGTTGATTCGTGAACCTGGACAACTCAAACGGCAAACAAAAGTAAGGTCGAGGATTCAAGAATCCACCAATACAGATGAAACGGTTGTTCAAGCCAGTGACCTAGACAACGCCCAAGAACATCAGTACGGGGCTGTGCCTCCACGAGGTGCAGAAATTAGAATGTTGGCTTATCGTACTGGTGGCGGTAGGGAAGGGAATGTGCAGAGTGGCTCAATCCAGTTTTTGAAATCGGCATATCCCTACGTAGCCAGTGTAATTAATTATCCGCCTGCAATTAACGGTGCAGATGGAGAATCTTTAGAACAGGCGGTGATTAGAGCGCCACGTATCTTGCGTACCCGCGATCGCGCAGTGACAGCCGAAGATTTTGAAGTGTTAGCACAACAAGCAGGTGCAGGTGCGATCGCTAGAGTCCGTTGTCTACCAGCCGGTGCTAATAGACAAGCTGGTACTGTGGGTTTACTCATTGTCCCCTATGCCAATACAGACGGTATTGAACTAGGCGAAGGTATCCCACCACAACAGTTTTCCATTAGTCCAGCACTGCAAGAACAAGTTCTTAAATATTTGGATGAGAGAAGATTACTAGGAGTACAAGTACAACTGCAAGAACCGGAATATATAGGTGTCTCTGTACAAGCCGAGGTAGTTTTAGAACCTGCTTATAACAACCCGCTAGCCAGAGCAGAAATTCTGCGTAACCTGAGAAAAGCTTTGTATAAATACCTCAATCCTCTCACTGGCGGTATGGAGGGTAAAGGTTGGCCATTTGGACGACCCGTTTACATCTCAGAGATTATGGTTTTACTGCAACAAACTCCCGGAGTCCGTCATTTAGAGTCAGTTTTACTATTTGCCATCCGCAAGCAAGGTGATACATGGAGACGGCAATCTTCCCCAGAACAAATCATAGATCCCGGCAGCCAAGGTTTAATCTGTTCTTGGGCTGATACTAGTTTGCGATCGGGACACGATATTCAAGTTAGCAATCGCTAA